DNA sequence from the Streptomyces sp. HUAS 15-9 genome:
ACGGCCCCTTCAGCGAGCGCTGAGCGCTACTGCACGATCGTGATCCGGTCGGCGGCCGGAGGCGCGATCGGCGCGGTGGCGGAGGAGTTGGCCGTCAGGTACTTCTCCAGGGCGGTCAGATCGTCCGTGCCGACGAGGTCGCCCGTGCCCTGTCCGAGGGTGGGGAAGCCGTCGCCGCCGCCCGCGAGGAAGCTGTTGGTGGCGACGCGGTAGGTGGCGGCGGGGTCGACGGCGGCGCCGTTCAGCCGGATCGAGTCGGTGACCACCCGGTCCGCGCCCGTCTTCGTCAGGTCCAGCGTGTAGGTCAGGTCGGCGGAGGGCTGGAGGATCTTCGGGGCGGCCGTGTTCGCGCCGCTCACCTGCTCCTTGAGCACCTGGATCAGCTGGGCCCCGGTGAAGCTCTGCAGGTTCACCGTGTTGGAGAAGGGCTGGACGGTGAAGCCCTCGGCGTAGGTGACGACACCGTCGCCCTCGGCGCCCTTGGCCGCGTAGGTCAGGCCCGCCCGGACGCCGCCCGGGTTCATCAGCGCGAGGTCGGTCTCAGGGTCCAGCTCCTTGCCGTACGCCAGCTGCGCGTCCGCGATCAGGTCGCCCATCGGGGACTCGGTGCCGGTGTTGTTGATGTCGGCGGAGATGTAGCCGATGGCACGGTTGCCGATCGGGGCGGCCAGGGTGTTCCACCTGCCGATCAGCGCGGTCATGTCGGGCGCCTTGGGGACGTCCCGGGTGACCACGTGGTTCGCCGACTTCACGGCCGTACGGGCGATGTCACCCGTGCGACGGTCGTACGTCAGCGTGGTGTCCGTGTACAGGCGGCCGAAGGACGCGGCCGAGGTGACCATGCGCGGCTTGCCCGACGGGTCCTTGATGGTGCACACGTACGCCGTGTGGGTGTGGCCGGTGACGAGCGCGTCCACGGCCGGGGTGACGTTCTTGGCGATGTCGACGATCGGGCCGGAGATGCCGTCACCGGCGCCGGGCGAGTCGCAGTTGTAGTTGTACGAGGAGGAGGCCGGGAAGCCGCCCTCGTGGATCAGCGCCACGATCGACTTCACGCCCTGGCGCTGGAGCACCTTGGCGTACTTGTTGATCGTCTCGACCTCGTCCTTGAACTTGAGGCCCTTGACCCCGTCGGCGGAGACGATGTCCGGGGTGCCCTCCAGCGTGACGCCGATGAAGCCGATCTTGACGTCCTTCTTCTTCCAGACCCAGTACGGCTTGAGGATCGGCTTGCCGGTCTTCTCGTCGAGGACGTTCGCGGCGAGGTAGGGGAAGTCCGCGCCCGAGAACCCCTCGTTCGAGTAGCAGCCGTCCGTCGGGTGGCAGCCGCCGTTCTGCAGCCGGGCCAGTTCCTTGGCGCCCTCGTCGAACTCGTGGTTGCCGACGGATGTGACGTCCAGGTCCAGCTTGTTGAGCGCCTCGATGGTGGGCTCGTCGTGGAACAGGCCGGAGATGAGCGGGGAGGCACCGACCATGTCGCCGCCGGCCGCGGTGATGGAGTACGGGTGGCCCTGGCGGGCCCGGCGCAGATGGGTGGCGAGGTACTCGACACCGCCCGCGTCGATGTTCTTCGTCGTGCCGTCCTCCTGGAGTTCGGCGACCCGGCCGGAGGAACCGGCCGGCGGTTCGAGGTTGCCGTGCAGATCGTTGAAGGAGAGGAGCTGGACGTCCTGGTAACGGCTCGGCAGATGATGTCCGCCGCCCTTGTTGTCGTGGGCGTTCGCGGGCAGCGCGGCGGCCAGTGCGGCGGCGGTGGCGAGGCTCGCCGCGGCCGCCAGCAACGCGTAGGTACGGCGTCTGGCAGGGCGTGGCGATTGGGACGTGGCCGGCATGGGACCCCCCTGTGGGTCGGCTGTGGTGAGTGTCCGATCGGGCGCAGCCTAGGGTCAACGCGCGTAGCGCGACAGGGGGTTCAGGGTTACGTCCAGGTTTCCCTTTGCCTGTTCCTTGCCGCCACTTTGCGGGGACCGCGCCGTACCCTCATACGCATGACCAGCGACGACGACACCGTACGGCCCTTCCACTCCCGTTCCATCGAGACCTACTCCGCGCTCTCCCCGGACCAGGCCGAGGCCGTGGTCGGGCTGCTCGCGGAGGCTGCCCGGTCCGACGGTCAGCATCCGGTGTCCGAGCAAGGGCGGCTGCGACTGCGCGGAGGCGCGCGCGAGGGCGTCTCCCATCTGCTGCTGACCGTGGACGGCGAACTCGTCGGCTACGCCCAACTGGAGGACACCGATCCGGTGGAGGCGCCGGCCGCCGAACTGGTCGTACATCCCTCGCACCGCGGACACGGACACGGGCGGGCGCTCGGCTCGGCCCTGCTGGCCGCGTCCGGCAAGCGGCTGCGGGTGTGGGCGCACGGCGGGCACTCCGCGGCCCG
Encoded proteins:
- a CDS encoding bifunctional metallophosphatase/5'-nucleotidase codes for the protein MPATSQSPRPARRRTYALLAAAASLATAAALAAALPANAHDNKGGGHHLPSRYQDVQLLSFNDLHGNLEPPAGSSGRVAELQEDGTTKNIDAGGVEYLATHLRRARQGHPYSITAAGGDMVGASPLISGLFHDEPTIEALNKLDLDVTSVGNHEFDEGAKELARLQNGGCHPTDGCYSNEGFSGADFPYLAANVLDEKTGKPILKPYWVWKKKDVKIGFIGVTLEGTPDIVSADGVKGLKFKDEVETINKYAKVLQRQGVKSIVALIHEGGFPASSSYNYNCDSPGAGDGISGPIVDIAKNVTPAVDALVTGHTHTAYVCTIKDPSGKPRMVTSAASFGRLYTDTTLTYDRRTGDIARTAVKSANHVVTRDVPKAPDMTALIGRWNTLAAPIGNRAIGYISADINNTGTESPMGDLIADAQLAYGKELDPETDLALMNPGGVRAGLTYAAKGAEGDGVVTYAEGFTVQPFSNTVNLQSFTGAQLIQVLKEQVSGANTAAPKILQPSADLTYTLDLTKTGADRVVTDSIRLNGAAVDPAATYRVATNSFLAGGGDGFPTLGQGTGDLVGTDDLTALEKYLTANSSATAPIAPPAADRITIVQ